One segment of Brassica napus cultivar Da-Ae chromosome C3, Da-Ae, whole genome shotgun sequence DNA contains the following:
- the LOC106385749 gene encoding cytochrome P450 71A1: MDQIIFNSNPFLLTLFALLPVLFFAIVKNKIKSKKLNLPPSPSKLPIIGNLHQISNLPHNSLHDLSLKHGPLMFVNLGTTRYLIVSSADALEEITKNHDITISNRPTSTSLNPLKGNGQDLAYHPYGDHWKGVRKITALHLLSKNVVNRFQTLRDEEISSMLETIHFSSLKGEEIDMSHMFNTVVSNVFHRSYTGRYKKEEKKGLENATRVFLNWDVQFKKVLGSFCVQDLFPILAWMDRFTGFKTLLKSTYLELDDIMETLINEREKDSFVDVLLHQRDNDKHDYDVKAIMQGIFVAAIESVALELEWLLADLIKHPQVMRKAQEEVQRIVGTKSKITNNEIDQMQYLKCVIKETMRLHPAGTVPRETSSKWIKVGGYDIPPKTKLLVNLFAVQRDPKIWENPEDFIPERFLDKSIEYMGSKGYAPFGFGRRNCPGMAYGNALIEEIMANLLYRFDWKMPDGSKPEEINMEEICQFVVAKKYPIKLVPVPRFKIKA, translated from the exons ATGGATCAAATCATCTTCAACTCAAACCCTTTCCTTTTAACTCTTTTCGCATTGCTCCCAGTTCTCTTCTTCGCAATTGTCAAAAATAAGATCAAATCAAAAAAGCTAAACCTTCCTCCATCTCCCTCAAAACTTCCAATCATTGGAAACCTTCATCAAATAAGTAACCTACCCCACAACTCACTCCACGACCTCTCACTCAAACATGGACCGTTAATGTTCGTGAACCTTGGAACCACTCGGTACCTCATTGTCTCGTCCGCTGATGCTCTCGAAGAGATCACCAAGAACCACGACATCACCATCTCAAATCGACCCACCAGCACTAGCCTTAATCCTCTCAAGGGTAATGGTCAAGACTTGGCGTACCATCCGTATGGGGATCACTGGAAGGGAGTAAGAAAGATCACTGCACTTCATCTGCTGAGTAAGAACGTCGTGAACCGGTTTCAGACGCTGAGAGATGAAGAGATCTCGAGTATGTTGGAGACTATTCATTTTTCGAGCCTAAAAGGTGAAGAGATCGATATGTCCCATATGTTCAACACCGTGGTTAGCAATGTCTTTCATAGGTCGTACACGGGTAGGTacaaaaaggaagagaagaaagggCTGGAGAATGCGACGCGGGTCTTCTTGAATTGGGATGTCCAGTTCAAGAAGGTCTTGGGATCTTTCTGCGTACAGGATTTGTTTCCGATCTTGGCGTGGATGGATAGATTTACGGGTTTCAAAACTCTTTTAAAGAGTACTTACTTGGAGTTGGATGATATTATGGAGACTCTCATCAATGAAAGAGAGAAGGACAGCTTCGTGGATGTTCTTCTTCATCAACGAGACAACGATAAGCATGACTATGACGTCAAAGCAATCATGCAG GGTATATTTGTGGCGGCTATAGAATCTGTAGCCTTGGAGCTAGAGTGGTTATTGGCCGACCTCATCAAGCACCCCCAAGTTATGAGGAAAGCACAAGAAGAGGTGCAACGCATAGTTGGGACCAAATCTAAGATAACCAATAATGAAATAGATCAAATGCAATATTTGAAATGTGTAATCAAGGAGACAATGAGGCTGCACCCTGCGGGAACAGTTCCGAGAGAGACGTCATCAAAGTGGATCAAAGTAGGCGGCTACGACATCCCTCCAAAGACCAAACTATTGGTGAATCTGTTTGCTGTCCAGCGTGACCCTAAAATTTGGGAAAACCCTGAAGATTTTATCCCTGAGAGATTCCTAGACAAGAGCATTGAATATATGGGGAGCAAAGGGTACGCACCATTTGGTTTTGGTCGTAGGAATTGTCCCGGTATGGCTTATGGTAACGCGTTGATCGAGGAGATTATGGCGAATCTACTGTACCGGTTTGACTGGAAGATGCCTGATGGCTCTAAACCGGAAGAGATTAACATGGAGGAGATATGCCAATTTGTTGTCGCAAAGAAGTACCCTATCAAGCTGGTTCCTGTTCCAAGGTTTAAGATCAAAGCCTAG
- the LOC106385631 gene encoding folylpolyglutamate synthase, with the protein MKRSHADNSDKGDRFEILFDYLKILDLEEDDMSKMNVIHVAGTKGKGSTCAFTESILRNYGFRTGLLTSPHLIDVRERFRLDGVDISEEKFLVYFWWCYNRLKERTHEEIPMPTYFRFLTSLAFKIFAAEKVDVAILEVGLGGKLDSTNSVQKPVVCGVSSLGYDHMEILGDTLDKIAGEKAGIFKLGVPAITVPQPDEAMCVLEEKASQLNVNLQVVQPLTARQLSGQKLGLDGEHQYLNAGLAVSLASTWLQQVGKLEVPSLTQTSILPEKFIKGLATASLQGRGQVVPDQFIESRTSEDLVFYLDGAHTPESMEVCAKWFSSAVKRDNQSESSEHLVNVSSGSSHDQFSGEENCQQILLFNCMSVRDPNMLLPHLRNICANYGVHFKKAFFVPNMSVYHKVGTAADLPENDPQVDLSWQWTLQKVWESLFHSERGREDNGESSGNSEVFTSLPMAIKWLRDSVRESGSATHFQVLVTGSLHLVGDVLRLIRK; encoded by the exons ATGAAGCGAAGTCATGCTGATAATAGCGACAAAGGAGACCGCTTCGAGATTCTCTTTGATTATCTCAAG ATACTTGACCTGGAAGAAGATGACATGTCAAAGATGAACGTTATCCATGTCGCTGGAACTAAAGGAAAG GGATCCACATGTGCCTTCACTGAGTCTATCTTACGAAACTATGGCTTCCGAACTGGACTCTTAACTTCACCTCACCTCATTGATGTCCGTGAAAGATTTCGCTTAGACGG TGTGGACATAAGTGAGGagaaatttttggtttatttctgGTGGTGCTATAACCGGCTTAAG GAGAGAACTCACGAGGAGATACCAATGCCTACATATTTCCGCTTCCTTACATCGCtagcttttaaaatatttgctGCAGAAAAG GTAGATGTTGCTATATTGGAGGTAGGATTAGGCGGAAAGCTTGATTCCACCAATTCA GTTCAGAAACCTGTGGTATGTGGTGTATCATCTCTTGGATATGACCACATGGAAATTTTAG GTGATACACTTGACAAAATTGCTGGTGAGAAGGCTGGAATTTTCAAG CTTGGAGTTCCAGCTATCACAGTACCACAACCTGATGAAGCCATGTGTGTCCTTGAAGAGAAAGCTTCCCAATTAAAT GTGAATCTCCAAGTGGTGCAACCACTAACTGCAAGGCAGCTAAGTGGTCAAAAACTTGGACTTGATGGGGAGCACCAATATCTGAATGCTGGTCTAGCAGTTTCTCTTGCCTCTACTTGGCTCCAGCAAGTTGGTAAACTTGAAGTTCCTAGTCTTACTCAAACG AGTATTCTTCCCGAGAAATTCATCAAAGGGTTAGCTACAGCGAGTTTGCAAGGACGAGGACAAGTTGTCCCTGATCAGTTTATTGAGTCTCGGACTTCAGAAGATTTGGTATTTTATCTGGATGGTGCTCACACTCCAGAAAGCATGGAAGTATGCGCCAAATGGTTTTCATCCGCTGTTAAAAGAGACAACCAGTCAGAGAGTTCAGAACATTTGGTTAATGTCTCCTCAGGATCCTCTCATGATCAGTTTTCAGGAGAAGAAAACTGCCAACAG ATATTGCTGTTCAATTGCATGTCAGTTAGGGACCCAAATATGCTGCTTCCACATCTACGGAATATATGTGCAAACTATG GTGTTCATTTCAAGAAGGCATTCTTTGTACCAAACATGTCGGTGTATCACAAGGTTGGTACAGCGGCGGATTTGCCAGAGAATGACCCACAGGTTGACTTGTCATGGCAGTGGACACTCCAGAAAGTGTGGGAAAGCCTTTTCCACAGTGAAAGGGGTA GAGAAGATAATGGAGAAAGTAGTGGGAACAGTGAGGTGTTTACTTCACTCCCTATGGCAATAAAATGGCTAAGGGATAGTGTACGTGAGAGTGGCTCAGCCACACATTTCCAG GTTCTTGTAACTGGTTCGTTACATCTTGTAGGCGATGTACTGAGATTAATCAGAAAATGA
- the LOC106382963 gene encoding PRA1 family protein A2-like, with translation MDWENVAAEDVIEALREVEWSTPPRSFGEFFSRFAFPRSFSKWKSRLKCNLYYYRTNYFILVILVLGLALITRPLAILGAAFTALSLAFLNDSFAASFNEKFIRTIRFFSPHLAAKMRPPHMPVIRGRSAARKTVYVCGKPRWVFVVTFLTTSLVMWFSSCGLLWVLYAFLTSLAVIIVHASVRTPNLKARLNTFREEFRAVWRNYSEL, from the exons ATGGATTGGGAGAACGTAGCAGCAGAAGATGTGATCGAGGCGCTAAGAGAAGTGGAGTGGTCGACGCCTCCTCGCTCGTTCGGCGAATTCTTCTCAAGATTCGCGTTCCCGCGCTCTTTCTCTAAATGGAAGAGCCGTCTCAAATGCAATCTCTACTA CTATCGGACGAATTACTTTATACTGGTGATTCTCGTTCTTG GTCTTGCTCTGATTACAAGACCATTGGCTATTCTTGGTGCTGCTTTCACGGCCTTGAGCTTAGCTTTCCTTAACGATAG TTTTGCGGCTAGTTTTAATGAGAAGTTCATAAGGACTATTAGGTTTTTCTCTCCGCACTTGGCGGCTAAAATGAGGCCTCCTCACAT GCCTGTCATACGTGGGAGATCAGCAGCAAGGAAGACAGTTTACGTTTGTGGGAAACCACGATGGGTGTTTGTCGTTACTTTCCTAACAA CAAGTCTTGTCATGTGGTTCTCTTCCTGCGGTTTGTTGTGGGTCCTCTATGCATTTCTGACTTCCCTCGCCG TGATCATTGTTCATGCAAGCGTGAGAACACCAAATCTCAAGGCACGCTTAAACACATTCCGTGAAGAGTTTCGGGCTGTCTGGCGTAACTACAGTGAACTTTAG